The Acidobacteriota bacterium genome segment ACTGTATGGACATGAAAGGCAATCCGGTCTGGGAAAAAGATCTGGGCGATATGACGGTTCGATTGCACTTCGGGGAAGGCAGCTCTCCCCTCCTCTACGGAAACAAGATCGTCATCATCTGGGACCATCAGGGAGACTCCTTCATCGTCGCCCTCGACAAGCGTACGGGAGACGAATTGTGGAGAGTTCCCCGGGATGAGGAGACCTCCTGGTCCAGCCCCATCGTGGTCGAGCATGGAGGGCGGAAGCAGGTGGTCACCAGCGCCACCAACCGGGTACGCAGCTACGACCTGGAGACCGGAGACCTGCTCTGGGACGGCAGCGGCGTGACCCTGAACGCCATACCCTCGCCCGTGTCCTCGAAGGGGCTCGTCTTCGTCACCAGCGGATTTAGAGGAAACGTACTGCAGGCCATTCGGATTGGATCGGCTCAAGGGGACATTACCGGCTCAGAGGCTATCGCCTGGGAGCTGGACCGTGACACCCCCTATATTCCGTCTCCGCTGCTCTACGGGGACCTGCTCTACTTTGTCAAGGGCAACAACGGCATCCTTTCCTGCCTCAACGCCAAGACCGGCGAGGCCCATTACGGCCCCCTCAGGCTGGAGGGAATCGAGGGTGTCTACGCCTCTCCGGTAGGAGCCGGCGACCGCGTCTACCTGCCGTCTCAGAACGGAACCACCCTGGTGATCCGGCGAAGTCCCGAATTCGAGGTCCTGGCCAGGAACACCCTGGAAGATGCATTCGACGCCTCGCCCGCCATCGTCGACAAGGAACTCTTTATGCGGGGACGCAAGTTTCTCTACTGCGTCGCCTCCGATACCTGACGATGAAGCGACTGGTTGTCATCCGCCATGCCAAGTCCAGTTGGAAAGATCCCGGGTCGAGGGATTTCGACCGGCCTCTGAACAAGCGCGGCAAGGCCGACGCCCCCGAAATGGGCCGGCGGCTGGCCCGGCGCTCCCTGGGTCCGGACCGCCTGCTCTCCAGCCCGGCCAGGCGGGCCATCCGGACGGCCGAGGTCATTGCCGACGCCATTGGATTTCCTGCCGGGCGCATCACTCGCATGGACCGGCTCTACGGCGCCGGGGTCGTCGACCTGATCGGCATCCTCCGGGGACTGGACGATGCCGATCAGACGATCTTTCTGGTCGGGCACAACCCGGGGTTGACCGACCTGGTCAACTTCCTCTGCACCTCATTCCTCGACAACCTTCCCACCTGTGGCCTGTTCTGCGCCGATTTCGAGATTTCTTCCTGGAAGGAGATCGACCGGCATCGGGGAAGGTGTGTCTTCATGGACTTCCCCAAGCACCCTCCGGCCTAGCCCGCATCGGCTGATGCGCAAGGGACCGGCTGCGGATATTCATTAGTCACTGGACCCGACTATTCCTCTTCACTTCATCCCATCCGATTCGGTCACGTCGTCGTATCGAACCGGGATTCCCGTCACGCCGGGGATGGTCAGAATCTCAGCCACCAGCTTTTCCCCCACCTCGGGGGGCTGGGCCCCGCTGCCATAGGCCGGTTGTTTGTGATGGCGGTAGAAGTTGCCCGGTTCCACGTAGAGCTTGACCCCGTGCTCGCTGCAAAGCGGCCCGTAGTCGCGGCGAAGGGCGTCTTCGATGGGCGGCAGACCCACCCCTTCCTCCTGGTTCTGCAAGTAGCCCCAACCTCTCTGCGCGCGATTGGGATAGCGGGAACGCACCCGGGTGATGTGACCCACGAACAACTCGTCGATAATCTTCTCCGAGACCCAACGCCGCCACTGAATCCTCATGTTCCCAAAGGGAGGGCCGATGTGCTCCCCCTGCTGGACTCCAACGGCAAGTTTTTGCCCGGTAGTTTCCAGGTGGGATTTGACTTCCTGCAGGAAGGTGGTGAGGTACTCCCCTCTCAGCTCGCGCCACCGGTTCAAATCGAAGTCCTGGCGGAGGATATCGCGGCCATATCGTTTCTTGAACTCCCGCACTACCGGCTCATTGAAGCCGAACTGGTCGGCATGCCGGGGCGGAGGGGAATGGGAACGGAGGCTCAAGAAAACTCCGTCGAAGGGAAACTTGTCGGAAAAAGCGCGAATGGTCTGCAGCATGTATCGTCGTACTTCCGGATAGGCATACTCCATCACTCCCCATTGAAACTGGCGTTGATTGGGCGTCAGGCTGCGATCGCAGACCAGGACGTGGGTATTCTCCCGGGTGAATCGAGACTGCCAGGCCCGGAAGGACAGCCCCTTGCCATAGTTGAAAAGCACGTCGGGCGGGGCCCCCTCATCGGTGATGGTAATCCACATGTAGGCTTTGATTCCTGCCTGCTTCAATACAGTGACGGCGGTGTCGACCAGTCCTTCCTCCCAGGCCCGGCGGGAGATCCTGGCCCACTCC includes the following:
- a CDS encoding PQQ-binding-like beta-propeller repeat protein — translated: MRWIAGIVIGGVAVGLWLGGTETPADSQTYWSQWRGPEATGVAPAGDPPVEWSEGKNVRWKVAIPGKGHASPIVWDQTIFVATAIPTEKKNPVEGEGQIKPTQVLKFALLALDRKTGKVVWQRTTREQGPHEGTHGANTWASASPVTDGEHVYAYFGSFGLYCMDMKGNPVWEKDLGDMTVRLHFGEGSSPLLYGNKIVIIWDHQGDSFIVALDKRTGDELWRVPRDEETSWSSPIVVEHGGRKQVVTSATNRVRSYDLETGDLLWDGSGVTLNAIPSPVSSKGLVFVTSGFRGNVLQAIRIGSAQGDITGSEAIAWELDRDTPYIPSPLLYGDLLYFVKGNNGILSCLNAKTGEAHYGPLRLEGIEGVYASPVGAGDRVYLPSQNGTTLVIRRSPEFEVLARNTLEDAFDASPAIVDKELFMRGRKFLYCVASDT
- a CDS encoding histidine phosphatase family protein, giving the protein MKRLVVIRHAKSSWKDPGSRDFDRPLNKRGKADAPEMGRRLARRSLGPDRLLSSPARRAIRTAEVIADAIGFPAGRITRMDRLYGAGVVDLIGILRGLDDADQTIFLVGHNPGLTDLVNFLCTSFLDNLPTCGLFCADFEISSWKEIDRHRGRCVFMDFPKHPPA